Proteins encoded together in one Cicer arietinum cultivar CDC Frontier isolate Library 1 chromosome 4, Cicar.CDCFrontier_v2.0, whole genome shotgun sequence window:
- the LOC101511020 gene encoding thylakoid membrane protein TERC, chloroplastic isoform X1, with the protein MGLASVVNNAVQIPFKFNQGMFRVSPSKTSTIHFIHNPISAFSSVYHFHRPHRFPLLSSKRVGHVHGFSSSEVKRITALPDDNISNDEISSTEESQSSAVRTVALWVCAAVAFGIGLGFKEGYDKASEFFAGYILEQSLSVDNLFVFVLIFKYFKVPVLYQSRVLSYGIAGAIFFRLTIILLGTATLQRFEAVNLLLAAILLFSSFKLFASEEEESDLSDNFLVKTCQKLIPVTTYYDGNRFITNQDGIWMATPLLLTVAVIELSDIAFAVDSIPAVFGVTRDPFIVFSSNLFAILGLRSLYLIISEGMSELKYLQPSIAVVLGFIGCKMILDYYGIHVSTEASLGFVASSLTIGVILSLANKSD; encoded by the exons ATGGGATTAGCTTCTGTGGTTAACAATGCCGTTCAAATTCCATTCAAATTCAATCAAGGCATGTTCAGGGTTTCACCTTCCAAAACCTCTACAATTCACTTCATTCACAATCCTATCTCTGCTTTTTCCTCAG TGTATCATTTTCACCGTCCTCACCGTTTTCCACTTCTAAGCTCCAAACGAGTTGGTCACGTTCATGGATTTTCTTCCTCAG AAGTGAAGAGAATTACTGCTCTACCAGATGATAACATTAGTAACGATGAGATATCTTCTACTGAGGAATCACAGAGCTCAGCTGTTAGAACTGTAGCTTTATGG GTTTGCGCAGCAGTGGCATTTGGTATTGGTTTGGGTTTTAAAGAAGGTTATGACAAGGCATCGGAATTCTTTGCTGG ATACATATTGGAGCAAAGTCTCTCGGTGGATAATCTCTTTGTCTTTGTTCTAATATTCAAATACTTCAAAGTACCAGTATTGTATCAG AGTCGTGTACTTTCGTATGGTATTGCTGGTGCAATTTTTTTCCGCCTGACAATAATACTTCTTGGAACAGCCACCCTGCAG AGATTTGAGGCAGTTAACCTTCTATTGGCCGCGATATTACTCTTCTCATCATTTAAG CTATTTGCTAGTGAAGAAGAAGAGTCAGATTTATCTGATAACTTTTTGGTGAAGACATGCCAGAAATTGATTCCTGTAACAA CATATTATGATGGAAACCGGTTCATAACAAATCAGGATGGAATATGGATG GCCACACCTTTGCTTCTTACTGTAGCAGTTATTGAACTCAGTGACATTGCATTTGCT GTGGACTCAATACCTGCAGTTTTTGGTGTAACACGAGACCCGTTTATAGTGTTTTCTTCTAATCTTTTTGCCATTTTGG GTCTGAGGTCCCTTTACTTGATCATTTCGGAGGGTATGTCAGAATTGAAGTACTTACAG CCGTCCATTGCTGTTGTTCTGGGATTTATTGGGTGCAAGATGATCCTGGACTATTATG GAATCCATGTCTCAACGGAGGCATCTCTTGGTTTTGTAGCCTCTAGTCTTACCATTGGAGTGATATTAAGTCTGGCTAACAAATCTGACTAG
- the LOC101511020 gene encoding thylakoid membrane protein TERC, chloroplastic isoform X2, producing MGLASVVNNAVQIPFKFNQGMFRVSPSKTSTIHFIHNPISAFSSVYHFHRPHRFPLLSSKRVGHVHGFSSSEVKRITALPDDNISNDEISSTEESQSSAVRTVALWVCAAVAFGIGLGFKEGYDKASEFFAGYILEQSLSVDNLFVFVLIFKYFKVPVLYQSRVLSYGIAGAIFFRLTIILLGTATLQLFASEEEESDLSDNFLVKTCQKLIPVTTYYDGNRFITNQDGIWMATPLLLTVAVIELSDIAFAVDSIPAVFGVTRDPFIVFSSNLFAILGLRSLYLIISEGMSELKYLQPSIAVVLGFIGCKMILDYYGIHVSTEASLGFVASSLTIGVILSLANKSD from the exons ATGGGATTAGCTTCTGTGGTTAACAATGCCGTTCAAATTCCATTCAAATTCAATCAAGGCATGTTCAGGGTTTCACCTTCCAAAACCTCTACAATTCACTTCATTCACAATCCTATCTCTGCTTTTTCCTCAG TGTATCATTTTCACCGTCCTCACCGTTTTCCACTTCTAAGCTCCAAACGAGTTGGTCACGTTCATGGATTTTCTTCCTCAG AAGTGAAGAGAATTACTGCTCTACCAGATGATAACATTAGTAACGATGAGATATCTTCTACTGAGGAATCACAGAGCTCAGCTGTTAGAACTGTAGCTTTATGG GTTTGCGCAGCAGTGGCATTTGGTATTGGTTTGGGTTTTAAAGAAGGTTATGACAAGGCATCGGAATTCTTTGCTGG ATACATATTGGAGCAAAGTCTCTCGGTGGATAATCTCTTTGTCTTTGTTCTAATATTCAAATACTTCAAAGTACCAGTATTGTATCAG AGTCGTGTACTTTCGTATGGTATTGCTGGTGCAATTTTTTTCCGCCTGACAATAATACTTCTTGGAACAGCCACCCTGCAG CTATTTGCTAGTGAAGAAGAAGAGTCAGATTTATCTGATAACTTTTTGGTGAAGACATGCCAGAAATTGATTCCTGTAACAA CATATTATGATGGAAACCGGTTCATAACAAATCAGGATGGAATATGGATG GCCACACCTTTGCTTCTTACTGTAGCAGTTATTGAACTCAGTGACATTGCATTTGCT GTGGACTCAATACCTGCAGTTTTTGGTGTAACACGAGACCCGTTTATAGTGTTTTCTTCTAATCTTTTTGCCATTTTGG GTCTGAGGTCCCTTTACTTGATCATTTCGGAGGGTATGTCAGAATTGAAGTACTTACAG CCGTCCATTGCTGTTGTTCTGGGATTTATTGGGTGCAAGATGATCCTGGACTATTATG GAATCCATGTCTCAACGGAGGCATCTCTTGGTTTTGTAGCCTCTAGTCTTACCATTGGAGTGATATTAAGTCTGGCTAACAAATCTGACTAG
- the LOC101511327 gene encoding glutathione S-transferase L3-like, with protein sequence MATIAGQHVRAPPLTSTSEQPPLFDGTTRLYTSYSCPFAQRVWITRNYKGLQEKIKLVPIDLQNRPAWYKEKVYPENKVPSLEHNGKVLGESLDLIKYVDANFEGTPLLPNDLARKEYGEKLLSHVDTFVKDLFVSLKGDAVQQSSPAFEFLENSLGKFDDGPFLLGQFSLVDIAYIPFVERFHVVFAEVFKHDITEGRPKLGTWIEELNKIDAYTQTRVNPQEIVDLFKTRFLPQQ encoded by the exons ATGGCCACTAT CGCCGGTCAACATGTTCGTGCTCCCCCGTTGACTTCAACTTCCGAACAACCACCTCTTTTCGATGGAACCACCAG gTTGTATACCAGTTATAGTTGCCCTTTTGCACAACGTGTATGGATCACTAGGAACTACAAG GGGTTACAAGAGAAGATCAAATTGGTTCCTATTGACCTTCAAAACAGGCCTGCTTGGTATAAGGAAAAAGTATATCCTGAAaataag GTGCCATCTTTGGAGCACAATGGCAAGGTATTGGGGGAAAGTCTTGATTTGATCAAATATGTTGATGCTAACTTTGAAGGGACTCCTCTTCTTCCCAAT GATCTGGCCAGGAAGGAGTACGGTGAGAAGTTGTTATCCCATGTTGATACATTCGTCAAAGACTTGTTTGTTTCGTTAAAAGGGGATGCTGTGCAACAATCCA GTCCTGCTTTTGAATTCTTGGAGAATTCTCTTGGTAAATTTGATGATGGGCCATTCTTGCTTGGTCAATTCAGTTTG GTGGATATTGCCTATATTCCGTTTGTTGAAAGATTCCATGTTGTCTTCGCTGAGGTGTTCAAGCATGACATCACAGAAGGAAGGCCTAAACTTGGAACATGGATTGAG GAGCTGAACAAGATTGATGCTTATACACAGACAAGAGTGAATCCTCAGGAAATAGTTGATCTTTTCAAGACACGTTTTCTg CCTCAGCAGTGA
- the LOC101511652 gene encoding uncharacterized protein isoform X3, which translates to MTDFTSNLLHNFESNRDSYGFALRPQYAQRYREYSLIYKEEEDERSDKWRSFIEQVAKSSQASSSENKHKETLKAESNEVKEEGSPHRVSNSGDLSSPIFSEGAEVDETNADRISKGNDSSGRNSAEGNEIIEGTILNRVNKEGDSSSRTSSGETDIKEGTGLGRSSEGDDSSSKKSFSDCSTTNNSAKELHHSDERKTCKVQHWAEIRPSLSAIGEILSSRVKKGKNMKGEKIHGSDDHLPSIEELEPVEGTSEEDIQGEVCTNETLDGGNGSRAENDLMDQNFPELYSPWKELESLVQGGVPKDLRGEVWQAFVGVNTRRVESYYDDLLAQENNNSEGKEVTSVASGKWRKQIEKDIPRTFPGHPALDENGRNSLRRLLLAYARHNPSVGYCQAMNFFAGLLLLLMPEENAFWTFVGIIDDYFEGYYTEEMIESQVDQLVFEELVRERFPKLVNHLDYLGVQVTWISGPWFLSIFVNMIPWESVIRVWDVLLFEGNRVMLFRTALALLELYGPALVTTKDAGDAITLLQSLAGSTFDSSQLVFTACMGYLAVTEARLQELREKHRPSVLDVIEERSKKGRVWKDSKGLASKLYSFKHDPGSLVEEKQANDGGDVVSDKDVQLESHSSNIEELLNSLSIDSKVDSVPDLQQQVVCLKVELCRLLEEKRSAVLRSEELETALMEMVKEDNRLLLSARDLNTPPLTTKMGHLEYGQM; encoded by the exons ATGACGGATTTCACTTCCAATCTCCTCCACAATTTCGAATCAAACAG GGATTCTTATGGATTTGCATTAAGGCCTCAATACGCACAAAGATACAGAGAGTATTCTTTGATCTACAAG GAAGAGGAAGATGAAAGATCAGATAAATGGAGAAGTTTCATTGAACAGGTAGCTAAATCATCTCAAGCAAGTTCTTCTGAGAACAAACATAAAGAAACATTGAAGGCTGAAAGTAATGAGGTAAAAGAAGAGGGAAGTCCTCATAGGGTAAGTAATAGTGGTGACTTAAGTAGCCCGATTTTTTCTGAAGGTGCAGAGGTAGATGAAACAAATGCTGACAGAATTAGTAAAGGGAATGATTCAAGTGGGAGAAATTCTGCTGAAGGTAATGAGATAATAGAAGGGACAATACTAAATAGGGTTAACAAAGAAGGTGACTCAAGTAGCAGGACGTCTTCAGGGGAAACTGATATAAAAGAAGGTACTGGTCTGGGAAGGAGTAGTGAAGGGGATGATTCAAGTAGCAAGAAATCTTTTTCTGACTgttcaacaacaaataattcTGCAAAGGAACTGCACCATTCAGACGAAAGAAAGACCTGTAAGGTTCAACACTGGGCTGAAATTAGACCATCTCTTAGTGCCATTGGTGAAATATTGAGCTCTCGtgtcaagaaaggaaagaatATGAAAGGTGAGAAGATACATGGTAGTGATGACCACCTTCCATCTATAGAAGAATTAGAACCTGTAGAAGGGACTTCTGAGGAAGATATTCAGGGAGAGGTCTGCACTAATGAGACGCTAGATGGTGGAAATGGCTCAAGGGCAGAaaatgatttaatggatcaaaaCTTCCCTGAACTTTACTCTCCATGGAAGGAACTAGAGTCCCTTGTTCAGGGAGGAGTCCCAAAGGATCTTAGAGGAGAG GTTTGGCAAGCCTTTGTAGGTGTGAACACACGGCGGGTGGAGAGCTATTATGATGATTTGTTAGCTCAAGAAAATAACAATTCTGAAGGCAAAGAGGTTACATCTGTTGCATCAGGGAAATGGAGAAAGCAGATTGAGAAG GACATACCACGAACTTTCCCGGGTCACCCTGCTTTGGACGAAAATGGCAGAAATTCCTTGAGGCGTTTACTGCTAGCATATGCTCGACATAACCCCTCTGTTGGGTACTGTCAG GCAATGAACTTCTTTGCTGGTTTATTGCTGCTTCTTATGCCAGAAGAAAATGCCTTTTG GACATTTGTTGGAATTATAGATGATTATTTTGAAGGCTACTATACGGAAGAAATGATAGAGTCCCAG GTGGACCAGCTTGTTTTTGAGGAATTGGTGCGTGAAAGATTTCCTAAACTTg TTAATCATCTAGATTACTTGGGAGTGCAGGTGACATGGATATCTGGGCCGTGGTTTCTTTCAATCTTTGTGAACATGATTCCGTGGGAGAGtg TTATTCGAGTTTGGGATGTGCTGCTATTTGAAGGAAACCGTGTTATGCTATTTCGAACAGCGCTGGCTCTACTGGAATTATATG GTCCTGCATTAGTTACAACAAAAGATGCAGGTGATGCAATTACTCTATTGCAATCACTTGCTGGCTCAACATTTGATAGCAGCCAACTTGTCTTTACTGCTTGTATGGGCTACCTAGCTGTGACTGAGGCAAGATTGCAAGAACTCAGAGAAAAACACAGGCCATCTGTATTAGATGTTATAGAAGAAAGGTCAAAGAAAGGACGAGTTTGGAAAGATTCCAAAGGACTTGCATCTAAATTGTATAGTTTCAAGCATGACCCAGGATCACTGGTAGAAGAAAAACAAGCTAATGACGGAGGTGATGTGGTGTCTGATAAGGATGTGCAGTTGGAGTCCCATTCCTCTAATATTGAAGAATTGCTTAATAGCCTCAGTATTGATTCCAAAGTAGATTCCGTACCAGATCTCCAGCAACAG